In Halapricum desulfuricans, a single window of DNA contains:
- a CDS encoding HVO_0758 family zinc finger protein — MESVRKGLRSGDIVKDTYERLMCAECDETLKSENDPDEIGTVRVCPECGREWKEVG; from the coding sequence ATGGAATCTGTCAGGAAGGGGCTCCGGTCGGGTGACATCGTCAAGGACACCTACGAACGGCTCATGTGCGCCGAGTGCGACGAGACGCTCAAATCCGAGAACGACCCCGACGAGATCGGCACGGTCCGGGTCTGTCCGGAGTGTGGCCGGGAGTGGAAGGAAGTGGGCTGA
- a CDS encoding MFS transporter, with the protein MTRRRLFGSLCTLVFLVNLARVVFAPLVEPLQAAFTTTNATIGLTVTLAWLGSALPRIPTGYLLTRVPRHYVVGATGLVLAAASAFIAAADTVPEVMVGAFLMGIASGAYFIAANPLVSELFPRRVGTALGVHGMASQIGAAVASLLVSVALFVGDWRTTFHAIGLAALLSTVGFALMARRTQLPEAGTDDRDLLAAVRHQWRIVLAGVVVISASGFVWQGVFNFLDSYLRTRGFSGGDARLLLTGVFAAGVPAFAVTGWLADRVRIVPLLLSILAGFALCVFALTLPFGTVWVVAVALVMGYVIHSLFPAMDTYLLGSLPDRHRASAYAVYSGTMMLLQATGSWAVGLLTDAGFSFPLIYRSFAVGLAVILLALVVTYRAGRLPTGARA; encoded by the coding sequence GTGACACGACGCCGGCTGTTCGGCTCGCTGTGTACGCTCGTCTTCCTCGTCAACCTCGCCCGCGTGGTGTTCGCGCCGCTGGTCGAACCGCTCCAGGCGGCGTTTACCACGACCAACGCGACGATCGGGCTGACCGTGACGCTGGCGTGGCTCGGCAGTGCACTCCCGCGGATCCCGACCGGTTATCTGCTGACGCGCGTCCCGCGTCATTACGTCGTCGGCGCGACCGGACTGGTCCTGGCCGCCGCCTCGGCGTTCATCGCCGCGGCCGACACCGTCCCCGAGGTGATGGTCGGCGCGTTCCTGATGGGGATCGCCAGCGGCGCGTACTTCATCGCGGCCAACCCGCTGGTGAGCGAGCTGTTCCCCCGTCGAGTCGGCACGGCGCTGGGCGTCCACGGGATGGCGAGCCAGATCGGCGCGGCCGTGGCCTCGCTGCTCGTCTCGGTCGCGCTGTTCGTCGGCGACTGGCGGACGACCTTCCACGCCATCGGCCTCGCCGCGCTGCTCTCGACGGTCGGCTTCGCTCTCATGGCCCGGCGGACCCAACTCCCCGAAGCCGGTACCGACGACCGGGACCTGCTCGCGGCCGTCCGCCACCAGTGGCGGATCGTCCTCGCCGGCGTGGTCGTCATCAGCGCCAGCGGCTTCGTCTGGCAGGGCGTGTTCAACTTCCTCGACAGCTATCTGCGCACCCGCGGCTTTTCCGGCGGTGACGCTCGATTGCTGCTGACAGGCGTGTTCGCGGCCGGCGTCCCGGCGTTCGCAGTGACGGGGTGGCTGGCCGACCGCGTTCGGATCGTCCCCCTCCTGCTGTCGATCCTGGCCGGCTTCGCGCTCTGCGTGTTCGCGCTGACGCTGCCCTTTGGCACGGTCTGGGTGGTCGCGGTCGCGCTGGTGATGGGGTACGTGATCCACAGCCTGTTCCCGGCGATGGACACCTACCTGCTGGGCTCGCTGCCGGACCGTCACCGCGCCAGCGCCTACGCCGTCTACAGCGGGACGATGATGCTCCTGCAGGCGACGGGCAGCTGGGCCGTCGGGCTGCTGACCGACGCCGGGTTCTCGTTCCCCCTGATCTACCGATCCTTTGCCGTCGGGCTGGCCGTCATCCTGCTCGCGCTCGTCGTCACCTACCGGGCGGGCCGGTTACCGACCGGGGCGCGAGCGTGA
- a CDS encoding twitching motility protein PilT: MRDPPTHATVLNTTVLSNFAHVDSVELLVDLPRLVTVDAVQEELDDGAETHRYVEHALAVLGEEIPVVNPSGSAKEIEKNLLESLDPGEAQALAVAEVTDGMVVTDDGDARTTAVQRGVDLTGSIGLLVRFVEDGRIAAETADAYLKRWIDEGGFRSPARDFDVFLDE; the protein is encoded by the coding sequence ATGAGAGACCCACCGACACACGCGACAGTTCTCAACACGACTGTTCTTTCGAACTTTGCGCACGTAGACAGCGTTGAGTTACTGGTGGACCTTCCTCGCCTCGTAACAGTGGACGCTGTTCAGGAAGAGCTTGACGACGGAGCTGAAACCCACCGGTACGTCGAGCACGCGTTGGCTGTCCTTGGAGAGGAGATCCCCGTTGTCAATCCCTCTGGGTCGGCAAAGGAGATCGAAAAGAACCTTCTCGAATCGCTAGATCCCGGAGAAGCACAGGCGCTCGCCGTTGCTGAAGTCACAGATGGCATGGTCGTCACTGACGACGGTGATGCGCGTACAACCGCTGTGCAGCGCGGTGTAGACCTGACCGGATCAATTGGCCTCCTGGTACGGTTCGTCGAGGACGGACGTATCGCTGCAGAGACAGCAGACGCATATCTCAAACGATGGATTGACGAGGGTGGCTTTCGGTCGCCCGCCCGCGATTTCGATGTCTTTCTTGACGAGTGA
- a CDS encoding UPF0175 family protein, whose amino-acid sequence MSRTTATIPDDLTDLMEGAIRAGIFENKSDAIRHVLREYFEANQNARIAAAVSLYEDGEITLGTAARLAGVNRFEMRDILREEGVELRFGPEDMDAARDEIEAARNLE is encoded by the coding sequence ATGTCCCGAACGACTGCGACCATCCCAGACGACCTCACCGATCTCATGGAGGGTGCTATCAGAGCGGGAATCTTCGAAAACAAGAGCGACGCGATTCGGCATGTGCTCCGTGAGTATTTCGAAGCAAACCAGAACGCACGGATCGCAGCTGCGGTATCGCTGTACGAAGACGGTGAGATCACCCTCGGTACGGCTGCTCGGCTTGCCGGTGTCAACCGGTTCGAGATGCGGGACATACTGCGAGAGGAAGGGGTGGAACTGCGGTTCGGTCCCGAAGACATGGATGCCGCGAGAGACGAAATTGAAGCCGCTCGTAACCTCGAATGA
- a CDS encoding glycosyltransferase family protein, protein MEYVQERVTTLHDFDGADPDAPTDRATVVVPMTERDHASLAAERVFSTLETVSPGRVLVALRADPGRVGEVRTWLETFDLSLSILWCDSPPLAEALASAGLDGRRGKGRDIWLALGVAAAESEFVVVHDADAKSYAPTHVPRLLFPLARGFAFAKGYYARVENDRLYGRLNRLFYAPLVRALEDAHDAPILSYLAAFRYPLAGEFATTADLARRLRVPRTWGLEVGTLGGAFEYAGFEDTAQVDLGQHEHDHRSVGGPDGLSEMCRSVGRALWWVLEDAGVEPDFETLPGTYREHAETLIEQYAADAAFNGLAYDRDDEREQIRTYAETIAPPETDTRLPAWTDAPIPPETVRERSREGLDAAE, encoded by the coding sequence ATGGAATACGTCCAGGAACGGGTCACGACGCTCCACGATTTCGACGGGGCCGACCCGGACGCGCCGACCGATCGAGCGACGGTCGTCGTCCCGATGACCGAGCGCGATCACGCGAGCCTCGCCGCCGAGCGGGTGTTCTCGACGCTCGAAACCGTCTCGCCCGGTCGCGTGCTCGTCGCGCTCCGTGCTGATCCGGGCCGCGTGGGCGAGGTTCGCACGTGGCTTGAGACGTTCGACCTCTCGCTTTCGATCCTGTGGTGTGATTCGCCGCCGCTGGCCGAGGCGCTCGCGTCCGCGGGGCTAGACGGCCGCCGCGGCAAGGGTCGGGACATCTGGCTGGCGCTGGGCGTCGCCGCCGCAGAGAGCGAGTTCGTGGTCGTCCACGACGCCGACGCGAAGAGTTACGCACCGACGCACGTCCCGCGACTGCTCTTCCCGCTGGCTCGCGGGTTCGCGTTCGCGAAGGGCTACTACGCCCGCGTCGAGAACGACCGCCTGTACGGTCGGCTCAACCGGCTGTTCTACGCGCCGCTCGTCCGCGCGCTCGAAGACGCTCACGACGCGCCGATCCTCTCGTATCTGGCGGCGTTCCGGTACCCGCTGGCCGGCGAGTTCGCGACGACTGCCGACCTCGCCCGTCGGCTCCGGGTGCCCCGCACCTGGGGGCTGGAGGTCGGGACGCTCGGCGGGGCCTTCGAGTACGCCGGTTTCGAGGACACTGCGCAGGTCGATCTCGGCCAGCACGAACACGACCACCGCTCGGTCGGCGGTCCCGACGGCCTCAGCGAGATGTGCCGGTCCGTCGGCCGGGCGCTGTGGTGGGTTCTCGAAGACGCCGGCGTCGAACCCGACTTCGAGACGCTGCCGGGGACGTATCGCGAGCACGCCGAGACGCTGATCGAACAGTACGCGGCCGACGCGGCGTTCAACGGGCTCGCCTACGACCGGGACGACGAGCGCGAGCAGATCCGGACCTACGCTGAGACGATCGCTCCGCCGGAGACGGACACGCGCCTTCCCGCCTGGA